Proteins found in one Streptomyces sp. NBC_00461 genomic segment:
- a CDS encoding low temperature requirement protein A: MAASGRGTAQASWLELFFDLVAVAGVALIAHLLHGAPDLADVGLYALLFLAFWTAWVCFTLYAYVADEDTRARTVLAAMFGMAVMAAAVPGVHEGDDQQARVFALAYILTRGLANRAWQYRRQILVDRPAAQMSLGVIPWIVSIWAHDPVRYWLWALGITLDLYVTFVVSARGIVERQAARGRRDDRHSRPGAVGLGLSARFLGRFPAAPCTQRPLPDAGDRRRQVLPCTSFDLSVAKWSRAKGN; this comes from the coding sequence GTGGCCGCCAGCGGACGAGGAACGGCACAGGCCAGTTGGCTGGAGCTGTTCTTCGACCTGGTGGCCGTCGCGGGCGTGGCGCTGATAGCCCATCTGCTGCACGGCGCACCCGATCTGGCCGACGTCGGGCTGTACGCGCTGCTCTTCCTGGCGTTCTGGACGGCATGGGTCTGCTTCACCCTGTACGCCTATGTGGCCGACGAGGACACCCGTGCGCGTACGGTGCTGGCCGCGATGTTCGGCATGGCCGTCATGGCGGCCGCGGTGCCGGGGGTGCACGAGGGCGACGACCAGCAGGCCAGGGTGTTCGCTCTCGCCTACATCCTGACCCGGGGGCTGGCGAACCGGGCGTGGCAGTATCGACGGCAGATCCTCGTCGACCGGCCCGCCGCGCAGATGTCGCTCGGCGTGATTCCGTGGATCGTGTCCATCTGGGCGCACGATCCCGTCCGGTACTGGCTCTGGGCGCTGGGTATCACCCTCGACCTGTACGTCACCTTCGTGGTCTCCGCACGCGGCATCGTCGAGCGCCAGGCGGCCCGCGGGCGGCGCGACGACAGGCACTCCCGGCCGGGCGCGGTCGGCCTCGGCCTGTCGGCGCGCTTCCTCGGCCGCTTCCCGGCGGCCCCATGTACCCAGCGGCCCCTTCCTGATGCCGGCGATCGTCGGAGGCAGGTGCTGCCGTGCACGTCATTCGACCTGAGCGTGGCCAAATGGAGCCGTGCGAAAGGAAATTGA
- the ligA gene encoding NAD-dependent DNA ligase LigA, translating into MTTPVAQIVDAAAYAQAVEDAVKAAAAYYEGGSTPLDDDAYDRLVRGITEWESAHPDQVLPGSPTGKVAGGAAVGDVPHTVAMLSLDNVFSPEEFTAWTASLARRIGREVERFSVEPKLDGLAVAARYTRGRLTRLITRGDGIAGEDVSHAIGTLEGLPRTLAEPVTVEVRGEVLMTTAQFEHANEVRTEHGGPPFANPRGASAGTLRAKERAYTVPMTFFGYGLLPLADTDPALAGRLGELAHSDLMALAVRLGVNTTAATAVPGVVVTTGEEVVARVREIAALRAELPFGIDGIVIKADLAADQQAAGSGSRAPRWAIAYKLPAVEKITRLLEVEWNVGRTGIIAPRGVLEPVEIDGATITYATLHNPADITRRDLRLGDHVMVHRAGDVIPRIEAPVAHLRTGDEQAITFPEVCPRCGSGIDTSQERWRCEQGRNCHLVASLSYAAGRDQLDIEGLGATRVVQLVEAGLVGDLADLFTLTRDQLLALERMGETSTDNLLAALATARTRPLSRVLCALGVRGTGRSMSRRIARHFATMEHIRAADAEALQQVEGIGPEKAPSIVAELADLAGLIDKLAAAEVNMTEPGATPPPPVGSDTPDAGDASDSAPADAPLAGMTVVVTGTMTGPLAQLSRNQMNELIERAGGRSSSSVSKKTTLVVAGEGAGSKRAKADDLGIRLATPDEFAALVAEFIN; encoded by the coding sequence ATGACGACACCCGTTGCACAGATCGTGGATGCCGCCGCCTACGCGCAGGCGGTCGAGGACGCGGTCAAGGCCGCGGCCGCCTACTACGAGGGCGGCTCCACCCCTCTGGACGACGACGCCTACGACCGGCTGGTGCGGGGCATCACCGAGTGGGAGTCGGCTCACCCCGACCAGGTGCTGCCCGGCTCGCCGACCGGGAAGGTCGCCGGCGGCGCGGCGGTGGGCGATGTGCCGCACACGGTGGCGATGCTGAGCCTGGACAACGTGTTCTCGCCGGAGGAGTTCACCGCCTGGACGGCCTCGCTGGCCCGACGGATCGGCCGCGAGGTGGAACGCTTCAGTGTCGAGCCCAAGCTCGACGGACTCGCCGTCGCGGCCCGCTACACCCGCGGCCGACTGACCCGGCTGATCACCCGTGGCGACGGCATCGCCGGGGAGGACGTCTCGCACGCGATCGGCACCCTGGAGGGCCTGCCGAGGACGCTGGCCGAGCCGGTCACCGTGGAGGTGCGCGGTGAAGTCCTCATGACGACAGCCCAGTTCGAGCATGCCAACGAGGTGCGGACCGAGCATGGTGGGCCGCCGTTCGCCAACCCGCGCGGCGCGTCCGCCGGCACCCTGCGCGCCAAGGAACGCGCGTACACGGTACCGATGACGTTCTTCGGCTACGGACTACTGCCGCTGGCCGATACCGACCCCGCACTCGCCGGACGGCTCGGGGAACTCGCACACAGCGACCTGATGGCCCTGGCCGTACGGCTGGGGGTGAACACCACCGCCGCCACCGCGGTGCCCGGCGTCGTCGTCACCACCGGGGAGGAGGTTGTGGCCCGGGTGCGCGAGATCGCCGCCCTGCGCGCCGAGCTGCCGTTCGGCATCGACGGCATCGTCATCAAGGCCGACCTGGCCGCCGACCAGCAGGCAGCGGGATCCGGGTCGCGGGCACCACGCTGGGCGATCGCCTACAAGCTCCCCGCCGTGGAGAAGATCACCCGCCTGCTGGAGGTGGAGTGGAACGTGGGCCGTACGGGCATCATCGCCCCCCGGGGCGTCCTCGAGCCCGTGGAGATCGACGGCGCCACCATCACCTACGCCACCCTGCACAACCCGGCCGACATCACCCGCCGCGACCTGCGCCTGGGCGACCACGTCATGGTGCATCGCGCCGGCGACGTCATCCCCCGCATCGAGGCCCCCGTCGCCCACCTGCGCACCGGCGACGAACAGGCCATCACCTTCCCGGAGGTGTGCCCGCGCTGCGGATCCGGCATCGACACCAGCCAGGAGCGCTGGCGGTGCGAACAGGGCCGCAACTGCCACCTGGTCGCCTCCCTCTCCTACGCCGCGGGCCGCGACCAGCTCGACATCGAAGGCCTGGGCGCCACTCGTGTCGTCCAGCTCGTCGAGGCCGGCCTGGTCGGCGACCTCGCCGACCTGTTCACTCTCACCCGCGACCAGCTCCTCGCGCTGGAGCGGATGGGTGAGACCAGTACCGACAACCTGCTGGCCGCCCTCGCGACGGCCAGGACGCGGCCGCTGTCGCGGGTGTTGTGCGCGCTCGGCGTCCGTGGCACGGGCCGCTCCATGTCCCGCCGCATCGCCCGGCACTTCGCCACCATGGAACACATCCGCGCCGCCGACGCCGAGGCACTGCAGCAGGTCGAGGGCATCGGTCCGGAGAAGGCGCCCTCCATCGTCGCCGAACTCGCCGACCTCGCCGGTCTCATCGACAAACTCGCGGCAGCCGAGGTGAACATGACGGAACCCGGCGCCACTCCCCCGCCGCCCGTCGGCAGCGACACGCCCGACGCCGGCGATGCCTCGGACAGCGCCCCGGCCGACGCCCCGCTCGCCGGCATGACGGTCGTGGTCACCGGCACCATGACGGGACCGCTGGCGCAGCTCAGCCGTAACCAGATGAACGAACTCATCGAGCGGGCCGGCGGCCGCTCCTCGTCCAGCGTGTCCAAGAAGACCACCCTGGTCGTCGCCGGCGAGGGCGCCGGATCCAAACGGGCCAAGGCAGACGACCTCGGCATCCGGCTCGCCACACCCGACGAATTCGCCGCACTGGTGGCCGAGTTCATCAACTGA
- a CDS encoding ATP-binding protein, with amino-acid sequence MHDVAPAEVTVALDGAAGCIAGARARATEFLTRARSAYGLPVSARALDLAQLVVSELVTNALKYAPGPVLLHLRITGGALEIAVWDTEPTLPSAETADAGRVGQHGLEIVMAVVQGFEAHREPVGKRITARLPLFEGPLDRAG; translated from the coding sequence ATGCACGATGTCGCACCCGCCGAGGTGACGGTGGCCCTGGACGGAGCCGCAGGCTGTATCGCCGGCGCGAGGGCCCGGGCGACGGAGTTCCTGACACGGGCCCGGTCCGCGTACGGGCTGCCCGTGTCGGCCCGCGCCTTGGACCTGGCCCAGCTGGTGGTCAGTGAGCTGGTCACCAACGCGCTCAAATACGCGCCCGGACCGGTGCTGTTGCACCTGCGCATCACCGGCGGCGCGCTGGAGATCGCGGTGTGGGACACCGAACCGACACTTCCGTCGGCCGAGACCGCCGACGCCGGGCGGGTCGGGCAGCACGGGTTGGAGATCGTGATGGCGGTGGTGCAGGGCTTCGAGGCGCACCGGGAGCCCGTCGGCAAGCGCATCACCGCCCGGCTCCCCCTGTTCGAGGGCCCGCTGGACCGCGCGGGCTGA
- a CDS encoding STAS domain-containing protein, producing the protein MRVADKQEPAVHGRLTVVRTDAEGITVLSLDGEVDHQSAGALTRAMPPADATAGHRVIVDLSRVTFMDSSGINTLIAAHQATQAARGWLRLAGARGAVLRTIQLVGLDTIVTCCPTVRDALAP; encoded by the coding sequence ATGCGAGTGGCAGACAAACAGGAACCAGCGGTTCACGGCCGGCTGACCGTCGTCCGCACCGACGCCGAGGGCATCACCGTGCTCAGCCTCGACGGAGAAGTCGACCATCAGAGCGCGGGCGCCCTGACCCGGGCCATGCCTCCGGCGGACGCCACCGCCGGACACCGGGTCATCGTCGATCTGAGCCGGGTCACCTTCATGGACTCCAGCGGCATCAACACCCTGATCGCCGCTCATCAGGCCACGCAGGCCGCACGGGGGTGGCTGCGGCTCGCGGGCGCGCGGGGTGCCGTGCTGCGCACCATTCAGCTCGTGGGGCTCGACACGATCGTCACGTGTTGTCCGACCGTCCGGGACGCCCTGGCGCCATGA